From one Phycodurus eques isolate BA_2022a chromosome 6, UOR_Pequ_1.1, whole genome shotgun sequence genomic stretch:
- the dusp5 gene encoding dual specificity protein phosphatase 5 yields MKVSSIDCRHLRRIIRKERGSCLIVDCRPYLSFTNSNIRGSVNVNLNSVVVRRSRGGPVPLQFVIPDERALVRLREGSISAVVALDDRTSHWQKLKKESVAQIVINTLTHVANGTNICFLKGGYENFHSQYPELCTEVKSIEQSGTESEKRASSEKLAHHKPLYDQGKPVEILPFLYLGSAYHASRQDYLTDLHITALLNVSRRDMHSAKGHYNYKWIPVEDSHVADISSHFQEAIEFIDHIKQSGGKVLVHCEAGISRSPTICMAYIMRTQQLRLDAAFDIIKQRRAVISPNFSFMGQLLQFESEVLSTAPTHAATPEPATPCAPESASFFANDITTSFNTKNFEPSVFTLPTSCLKSPVHHQFKLSPITALP; encoded by the exons atgaaagtgtCCAGCATCGACTGCCGCCACTTGCGGAGGATCATCAGGAAGGAGCGCGGGAGCTGCCTTATCGTGGACTGTCGACCTTACTTGTCATTTACGAACTCCAACATCAGAGGCTCCGTCAACGTCAATCTCAACTCCGTTGTGGTCCGGAGGTCGCGGGGAGGACCGGTGCCTCTGCAGTTCGTCATCCCGGACGAGAGAGCCCTCGTCCGGCTTCGGGAGGGGAGCATATCGGCGGTGGTGGCTCTGGACGACCGGACGTCCCACTGGCAGAAGCTGAAGAAGGAAAGCGTAGCACAAATAGTCATAAACACCCTGACGCATGTGGCCAACGGGACCAACATCTGCTTCTTAAAAG GAGGATATGAAAACTTCCACTCGCAATACCCAGAACTTTGCACTGAGGTGAAAAGCATCGAGCAGAGCGGAACTGAAAGCGAGAAAAGAGCCAGCAGTGAGAAGCTTGCTCACCACAAACCACTTTATGATCAG GGTAAACCTGTGGAGATCCTGCCTTTCCTCTACCTCGGTAGTGCCTACCACGCCTCCAGGCAGGACTATCTCACCGACCTTCACATCACTGCCTTGCTCAACGTGTCACGCAGGGACATGCACTCGGCCAAGGGCCACTACAACTACAAGTGGATCCCAGTGGAGGACAGCCACGTGGCAGACATCAGCTCCCACTTCCAAGAGGCAATAGAATTTATCG ATCACATAAAGCAATCTGGGGGAAAGGTCCTCGTGCACTGTGAAGCGGGCATCTCTCGTTCCCCCACCATCTGCATGGCCTACATCATGAGAACCCAGCAGCTGAGACTGGATGCAGCATTCGATATCATCAAGCAGCGCCGGGCCGTTATCTCGCCCAACTTTAGTTTCATGGGTCAGCTGCTGCAGTTTGAGTCAGAGGTCCTTTCGACGGCGCCCACTCATGCCGCCACACCTGAACCCGCCACTCCCTGTGCCCCAGAGtctgcttctttttttgccAATGACATCACCACCTCCTTCAACACCAAAAACTTTGAGCCATCTGTATTCACCCTCCCTACCTCTTGCCTGAAGTCCCCAGTCCATCATCAGTTCAAGCTGAGCCCAATAACTGcactgccttaa